One window of uncultured Trichococcus sp. genomic DNA carries:
- a CDS encoding YhcH/YjgK/YiaL family protein, producing the protein MIYDYVKNLDVYAALLPRIENYIKFMVDSWDLPVGRYELSDGDFVLIQEGTTKPVSEGKFEAHKNFLDLQVVVAGKEYIKWQNIDLLSETAPYDQTIDKVNFSGDGDILSITEGMFYIMFPEDGHMACVHLDAPSSYRKLVIKIKL; encoded by the coding sequence GTGATTTATGATTATGTAAAAAATTTGGATGTGTACGCGGCTTTGTTGCCAAGGATTGAAAACTACATCAAGTTTATGGTTGATTCCTGGGATTTGCCTGTCGGACGCTATGAATTGAGTGACGGCGATTTTGTTCTTATTCAGGAAGGGACCACAAAACCTGTTTCTGAAGGCAAATTTGAGGCGCATAAAAACTTTTTGGATCTGCAGGTAGTGGTTGCCGGCAAAGAATACATCAAGTGGCAAAACATCGATCTCCTTAGCGAGACGGCACCTTACGATCAAACCATTGATAAAGTGAATTTTTCCGGTGACGGAGATATCCTGAGCATCACGGAAGGCATGTTCTACATTATGTTCCCGGAGGACGGGCATATGGCTTGTGTGCATCTTGACGCGCCCAGCTCCTATCGGAAATTGGTGATTAAAATTAAATTGTAG
- a CDS encoding four-carbon acid sugar kinase family protein has translation MIFIIADDLTGANDSAIQFKKNGFATYVAITANNLDQNQISDYGAVAINTDTRALTPTDAFASVYRLVTEQKAAFPDAAYYKKIDSLFRGNPVQEIEALMDAGTFNFAYVVPAFPEGNRSMRHGEILNLGKTIEVTELFNDESIKKIGHVAIEEIRKGKEHLLAFVEDLKCKGCQIILFDGENSSDLETAHSVFEETSKDVLLCGSAGIASYIKNQSDQTQPIQSPNVREGILLYAIGSRSQVTAKQVSYLMKESSDLSIAILNAEEIKRGDAAKEVARALEELFKEDLKEECLLVLDSLFEESAFDLKVTAEMETAAKKIMKAIGDIAVQINANKPISKIIATGGDTALEICKTFGASGIILREEILPGIPYGEIVGGDLDGAVIATKSGGFGEEQALIDIRDFFLNTSKEVKKWQSIN, from the coding sequence ATGATTTTTATTATTGCTGATGATTTGACGGGCGCCAATGATAGCGCTATCCAGTTCAAGAAAAACGGATTTGCGACCTATGTTGCGATAACAGCCAATAATTTGGATCAAAACCAAATATCCGATTATGGTGCGGTCGCCATCAATACTGATACCCGAGCGCTAACGCCGACAGATGCGTTCGCTTCGGTTTACCGATTGGTTACGGAGCAGAAAGCAGCTTTCCCTGATGCGGCCTACTACAAAAAAATAGATTCCTTGTTTCGCGGGAATCCTGTTCAGGAAATCGAAGCACTGATGGATGCAGGCACGTTTAATTTTGCTTACGTCGTACCGGCGTTCCCTGAAGGCAACCGTAGCATGAGACATGGGGAAATTTTGAATCTGGGAAAAACGATCGAAGTAACCGAGTTGTTCAACGATGAATCGATAAAAAAAATCGGGCATGTCGCTATCGAGGAAATCCGCAAAGGAAAAGAGCATTTACTTGCCTTTGTGGAAGACTTAAAATGTAAAGGTTGTCAAATTATTTTGTTTGACGGTGAAAACAGCTCTGATCTGGAAACGGCCCATTCGGTTTTTGAAGAAACAAGCAAAGATGTTCTGTTGTGCGGAAGCGCCGGAATCGCAAGCTACATAAAAAATCAGTCCGATCAGACTCAACCTATTCAATCGCCGAACGTAAGAGAAGGTATTTTGCTGTATGCCATCGGCTCAAGGAGTCAGGTGACGGCAAAGCAAGTGAGCTATCTGATGAAAGAGAGCTCAGACCTCAGCATAGCGATCCTCAACGCTGAAGAAATCAAGCGGGGGGATGCAGCAAAGGAAGTCGCCAGAGCTCTGGAAGAACTTTTCAAAGAAGATCTGAAAGAGGAATGCCTGCTTGTGTTGGACAGTCTTTTTGAAGAATCAGCTTTTGACTTGAAAGTCACTGCGGAAATGGAAACAGCAGCCAAGAAAATAATGAAAGCAATCGGTGATATCGCTGTTCAGATCAATGCCAACAAACCCATTTCCAAAATCATTGCGACCGGAGGGGACACAGCCCTCGAAATCTGCAAAACTTTCGGAGCCAGCGGCATCATCCTTAGGGAAGAAATCCTGCCGGGTATCCCATACGGGGAAATCGTCGGAGGCGACCTGGATGGGGCGGTCATTGCCACGAAGTCGGGCGGATTCGGAGAAGAACAAGCACTCATTGATATAAGGGATTTTTTCCTAAATACATCGAAAGAGGTAAAAAAATGGCAATCAATCAATTAA
- a CDS encoding iron-containing alcohol dehydrogenase: MAINQLKVPGKVFSGNDSYLKMKDIIESEAVKNVLLITDKGIEGAGIIKPVLELLHDAGVHTEIFYHVQAEPTHNDVTQLVNDIGETPADYIVAVGGGSVLDVAKLVSVLKGATYSIENLLETPGIAKKQVKSLLIPTTCGTGSEATCNAIVGVPEKGIKIGIVNDAMIPEAAILDAVFVKNLPNKHLAAAAVDALCHCVECYTSNKANGFSNMFAAEGAKLIFHNIREAYANPANLEARSQLLIGSFYGGVAITSSGTTAVHALSYPLGGEFHIPHGVANAILFEKVMRVNKPDITNELAALCDAVYPEKATLSVDEKAEVMIEDIADIVQKLEIPTGLAEFGVALKDLDFLVEAGSGVRRLLDNNKRALTIEEITDIYLSVLNDQTGGEKNE, from the coding sequence ATGGCAATCAATCAATTAAAAGTACCGGGAAAGGTTTTCTCCGGAAATGATTCCTATCTGAAAATGAAGGACATCATCGAAAGTGAAGCAGTGAAAAATGTCCTGCTTATCACAGACAAAGGGATCGAGGGAGCGGGCATCATCAAGCCTGTTCTGGAGCTGCTGCATGACGCAGGCGTGCATACCGAAATATTCTATCATGTCCAAGCGGAGCCTACCCATAATGACGTTACCCAGTTGGTCAACGATATCGGGGAGACGCCAGCCGATTATATCGTTGCAGTAGGCGGAGGAAGCGTCCTGGACGTCGCCAAATTGGTGAGCGTCCTGAAAGGAGCAACCTATTCGATAGAAAATCTGTTGGAAACACCAGGAATCGCCAAAAAACAAGTGAAATCCTTGTTGATCCCAACAACATGCGGCACGGGTTCCGAAGCGACCTGCAATGCCATCGTCGGCGTTCCTGAAAAAGGCATCAAGATCGGGATCGTCAATGACGCCATGATCCCGGAGGCAGCGATTCTGGATGCGGTCTTCGTGAAAAATCTGCCCAACAAACATTTGGCAGCCGCAGCCGTAGATGCTTTATGCCACTGCGTGGAGTGCTACACATCCAACAAAGCCAATGGATTCAGCAATATGTTTGCCGCTGAAGGCGCGAAGCTGATTTTCCACAATATCCGGGAAGCTTATGCCAATCCGGCAAATCTGGAAGCAAGATCGCAATTATTGATCGGATCTTTCTATGGCGGGGTCGCCATCACTTCTTCCGGTACGACCGCGGTTCACGCACTGTCCTATCCTTTAGGCGGGGAGTTCCATATCCCGCATGGCGTAGCCAATGCGATTTTGTTTGAAAAAGTGATGCGCGTCAACAAACCGGACATCACCAATGAACTGGCTGCATTATGTGATGCCGTCTACCCTGAGAAAGCAACGTTGTCGGTAGACGAAAAAGCTGAAGTCATGATTGAAGACATCGCGGATATCGTCCAAAAATTAGAGATCCCAACAGGCTTGGCCGAGTTTGGTGTTGCTTTGAAAGACTTGGATTTCCTGGTCGAAGCCGGAAGCGGCGTGCGCAGACTGTTGGACAACAACAAGCGCGCACTGACAATAGAAGAAATCACGGACATCTATCTGTCTGTACTGAATGATCAAACAGGGGGCGAAAAGAATGAGTAA
- the pdxA gene encoding 4-hydroxythreonine-4-phosphate dehydrogenase PdxA — protein MSKNLPIIGITMGDPSGIGPEIGVKALLDASLYERCRPLLVGDPKVFEQAAGFIGATDIEIIPIKEVSEAKFEPNKIEVIDIATEAFDYPIGKVSAQSGDIAFRSIVKVIDLAMKNEIDATVTNPINKEAMNLAGHHFAGHTEVYSHYTNTPKYSMMLAHEDLRVVHVSTHVSLRQACDLVKKERVLEVIKLANTACKGLGIAEPKIGVAGLNPHCGEGGLFGTEDIEEILPAVEAAKAAGINAEGPIPADTIFSKARGGWYDIVVAMYHDQGHIPLKVVGFVYNREKGQWDDVSGVNVTLGLPIIRASVDHGTAFDNAGKGIASAASLVNAIDYACMLSENK, from the coding sequence ATGAGTAAAAATTTACCGATCATCGGAATAACGATGGGCGATCCTTCAGGAATCGGTCCTGAAATCGGCGTAAAAGCGCTGCTTGACGCCTCGCTGTATGAACGCTGCAGACCTTTACTTGTGGGTGATCCGAAAGTTTTTGAACAGGCAGCTGGCTTTATTGGAGCGACAGATATTGAAATCATACCGATCAAAGAGGTTTCTGAAGCGAAATTCGAACCGAACAAAATTGAAGTGATCGATATCGCCACTGAGGCATTCGACTACCCGATCGGAAAGGTATCTGCGCAATCCGGTGACATTGCTTTCAGAAGCATCGTTAAAGTTATTGATCTGGCCATGAAAAATGAAATCGATGCTACGGTGACAAACCCGATCAACAAAGAAGCAATGAACTTGGCAGGCCACCATTTCGCTGGGCATACGGAAGTCTATTCCCATTACACGAATACACCGAAATATTCCATGATGCTGGCGCATGAAGATTTAAGAGTCGTGCATGTGTCCACCCACGTTTCCTTGCGCCAAGCTTGTGATCTCGTCAAAAAAGAGCGTGTGTTGGAAGTCATCAAATTAGCGAATACGGCCTGCAAAGGGCTAGGGATTGCGGAACCTAAAATCGGGGTTGCGGGTTTGAACCCTCATTGCGGGGAAGGCGGCCTGTTCGGAACGGAAGACATTGAGGAAATCCTGCCGGCTGTGGAAGCGGCTAAGGCAGCTGGAATCAATGCAGAAGGTCCGATTCCAGCGGATACGATCTTCTCGAAGGCACGCGGCGGTTGGTACGATATCGTTGTGGCCATGTATCATGATCAAGGGCATATCCCTTTGAAGGTTGTCGGCTTTGTCTACAACCGTGAAAAAGGCCAATGGGATGATGTCAGCGGAGTGAATGTGACGCTCGGTTTGCCGATTATCCGCGCCTCTGTCGATCATGGAACTGCCTTTGATAATGCAGGAAAAGGAATCGCAAGTGCAGCAAGTTTGGTGAATGCAATCGATTATGCTTGCATGTTGTCTGAAAATAAATAG
- a CDS encoding sigma 54-interacting transcriptional regulator: protein MAEIVFISPNQELTNAVNRVIEKYQITNMEVLEGNLDQGLILAQKAVNEGATIVISRGGTYKLLKNKLHTIVLELKLTIFDIENSIGTLVNSKDDIAIMGYDNMIQAYKLLANLNHDHIHIHQLQYDEKVEPYIKNFVKKGIHSFIGDTIVTEHCNKLGYPCQIIASSDESVKMVIDDAQAVLEGQKKESEFNKRYTALMDSVHDGFIATDEKETVIACNLMAEKILNLDKNYLIGKTIRSVPELKDFLKIYSEEETVIEELALIDGRNMAVSNVPIQVQNVNRGSVLIFQEVATLQKFENKIRKKVLGTGFAAKYLLSDIKHSSRIMRECIIRAKKYSQYDSTILIEGATGVGKELFAQGIHNQSSRRYQPFVAVNCAALPESLIESELFGYEEGAFTGSRKGGRPGMFEMAHNGTIFLDEISELPLQTQGHLLRVLQERQIVRVGGTSIVPIDVRIICASNKNLEQEAAAGKFREDLLYRVNILSLKIPHLDERKEDIPILMDFYLSKYSRKYDKKGLVFSEEVVEYLTDYHYKGNVRELEGLIERGVILADDDKIALADIQKGSSVNDNVDPKKTDIKSVAGLFSDLPTLKALEEEYIEYLKNKVSTTNELSEILGINRSTLYRKLNENKK from the coding sequence ATGGCTGAAATTGTATTCATCAGTCCTAATCAAGAGTTGACGAATGCCGTCAACAGAGTAATAGAAAAATACCAAATCACCAATATGGAGGTTCTTGAGGGCAACCTAGATCAGGGATTGATTCTGGCGCAAAAAGCTGTCAATGAGGGCGCGACCATTGTCATTTCCCGGGGAGGAACCTACAAATTATTAAAAAATAAACTGCATACAATCGTACTGGAACTGAAGCTGACTATCTTCGATATCGAAAACAGCATCGGGACGCTCGTGAACTCAAAAGACGATATCGCAATCATGGGCTACGATAATATGATCCAGGCTTATAAATTGTTGGCCAACCTGAACCACGATCACATCCATATCCATCAGCTGCAATATGATGAAAAAGTGGAGCCATACATCAAGAATTTCGTCAAGAAAGGGATCCATTCTTTTATCGGGGATACGATCGTAACGGAACACTGCAATAAACTGGGGTACCCTTGCCAAATCATCGCGAGCAGCGATGAGTCCGTAAAGATGGTGATTGATGATGCCCAAGCCGTTTTGGAGGGGCAAAAAAAAGAGAGCGAGTTCAACAAACGTTATACCGCTTTGATGGACAGTGTGCATGACGGCTTTATCGCAACGGATGAAAAAGAGACTGTCATTGCCTGCAACCTGATGGCTGAAAAGATTTTGAATTTGGATAAGAATTATCTGATCGGAAAGACGATCAGATCCGTTCCTGAACTGAAGGATTTTTTGAAAATCTACAGCGAAGAAGAGACCGTCATCGAAGAGTTGGCCCTTATCGACGGCAGGAATATGGCCGTCAGCAATGTGCCGATCCAAGTGCAGAATGTTAATCGCGGTTCTGTCCTGATTTTTCAGGAAGTGGCTACGCTGCAAAAGTTCGAGAACAAAATCCGCAAAAAGGTTTTGGGAACGGGCTTTGCGGCCAAGTATCTGCTTTCGGACATCAAACACAGCAGCCGGATCATGCGCGAGTGCATCATCCGCGCCAAAAAGTACAGCCAGTATGACAGCACAATCCTGATTGAAGGAGCAACCGGTGTCGGAAAAGAACTGTTCGCCCAAGGGATTCATAATCAAAGCTCACGGAGGTACCAACCGTTTGTGGCTGTGAACTGTGCGGCGCTGCCGGAAAGTTTGATCGAGAGTGAACTGTTCGGTTATGAAGAAGGTGCCTTTACGGGAAGCCGGAAGGGCGGTCGTCCGGGCATGTTTGAAATGGCCCATAACGGCACGATCTTTTTGGATGAAATAAGTGAATTGCCGCTTCAAACCCAAGGGCATCTGCTTCGGGTGCTGCAGGAGCGCCAAATCGTGCGGGTAGGCGGTACCTCGATTGTGCCGATTGATGTGCGTATCATTTGTGCTTCGAACAAAAATCTGGAGCAGGAAGCCGCAGCGGGGAAGTTCCGTGAGGATCTGCTCTATCGTGTGAATATTTTGAGCCTGAAAATACCGCATTTGGATGAGCGCAAAGAAGATATCCCGATCTTGATGGATTTTTACCTGAGTAAATACAGCAGGAAATATGATAAAAAAGGACTCGTTTTCAGCGAAGAAGTCGTCGAATATCTTACTGACTATCATTACAAAGGCAATGTCCGTGAATTGGAAGGGTTGATCGAAAGAGGGGTCATTCTGGCGGATGACGACAAAATCGCATTGGCGGATATCCAAAAAGGATCTTCCGTTAATGATAATGTGGATCCGAAAAAGACCGATATAAAATCGGTAGCGGGATTATTTTCGGATTTGCCGACCCTAAAAGCATTGGAAGAAGAATATATCGAATATCTCAAAAACAAAGTATCGACCACGAACGAATTGAGTGAAATTTTAGGGATCAACCGTTCCACTCTGTACCGAAAGCTGAATGAGAATAAGAAATGA
- the rpoN gene encoding RNA polymerase factor sigma-54 translates to MREYSVNLSQSHNLTQSQTQKQTLSQKALQGIHLLQLGRLDLRDYLEQKVLDNPFLQLEVRESRASGNNSQANDLSWIPDRKQSLYEYVTEQVLLTYRDTYLRTLIFWWINQLNDRGYVIKSIEEAAAETKADPIQLMDALTLLQQLDPPGIGARNLQECLMLQTERREDAPDIAYLVLEESFDDLINRKWGAISKRYAVSLENIQAVFDFVQHLTPSPGMAFQTEEQISVRPDIIVTIKDAQLMIKETRYGVPILSFNKDYAGELEQFHDEEVEAYIKDKKKEYEALQESLALRSETILRVSTAIVHRQAAFFFDEAHPLVPLQLKDIAEELGLHESTISRAINDTYIQTDSGIYELKHFFSRKAKTENEDALSTTSVQQMIQKLIDEEDKRKPLSDQKIVDLLIKEQIDISRRTVAKYRTELNIPSTSKRKRFD, encoded by the coding sequence ATGAGGGAATATAGTGTGAACCTAAGCCAAAGCCACAATCTTACCCAGTCGCAGACGCAAAAGCAAACGCTTTCGCAAAAGGCGTTGCAAGGGATTCATTTGCTTCAATTGGGCAGATTGGATTTACGTGATTATCTGGAACAGAAGGTTTTGGACAATCCCTTCCTGCAGCTGGAAGTCAGGGAGTCGCGAGCTTCCGGAAACAATAGCCAAGCCAATGACCTGAGTTGGATACCTGACCGCAAACAGTCCCTTTATGAATACGTTACGGAGCAAGTGCTGCTGACGTACCGCGATACATATCTCCGCACGTTGATTTTTTGGTGGATCAACCAGTTGAACGATAGGGGCTATGTCATCAAAAGTATCGAAGAAGCAGCTGCCGAAACGAAGGCCGACCCTATTCAACTGATGGATGCCTTGACGTTGCTGCAGCAACTGGATCCTCCGGGAATAGGGGCACGTAATCTGCAGGAATGCCTGATGCTGCAGACGGAGCGACGGGAGGATGCGCCCGACATCGCATACCTCGTGCTGGAAGAATCATTTGATGATCTGATCAACAGAAAATGGGGCGCCATCTCCAAAAGGTATGCGGTCTCGTTAGAAAACATCCAGGCAGTTTTTGATTTTGTCCAGCATCTGACGCCATCTCCAGGGATGGCATTCCAAACTGAAGAGCAAATCTCTGTCAGGCCTGATATCATCGTCACCATCAAAGACGCGCAGCTGATGATAAAAGAAACCAGATATGGCGTACCGATTCTGTCCTTCAACAAAGATTACGCGGGGGAATTGGAGCAATTTCATGATGAAGAAGTGGAAGCGTACATAAAAGACAAAAAGAAGGAATACGAAGCGTTGCAGGAAAGTTTGGCGCTCCGCAGCGAAACGATTTTGCGGGTCAGCACGGCCATCGTGCACAGACAGGCGGCTTTTTTCTTTGACGAAGCGCATCCGCTTGTTCCGTTGCAATTGAAGGATATCGCGGAGGAACTGGGTCTGCATGAATCCACCATCAGTCGCGCAATCAACGACACGTATATCCAAACCGATTCAGGCATCTATGAGCTGAAACACTTTTTCTCACGAAAAGCCAAAACAGAAAACGAAGACGCACTCTCCACAACGTCGGTCCAACAAATGATCCAAAAACTGATCGATGAAGAGGACAAGCGCAAACCTTTGTCCGATCAGAAAATAGTCGATCTGCTGATCAAGGAGCAAATCGACATTTCCAGGCGGACAGTGGCCAAGTACAGGACGGAGCTCAACATTCCTTCCACTTCCAAAAGAAAAAGATTCGACTGA
- the dapA gene encoding 4-hydroxy-tetrahydrodipicolinate synthase — protein sequence MVDIKGIISANVTPMDANEDINEKELRNHVNRSLAAGVDGVFCLGTNGEAYALNKEEKKFVIEAFVDEVKGRVPVYAGTGAATTRETIELSKIAESAGADVLSVVAPFFAAASQQEIYNHYEAVAKSVNLPIVMYNIPARAGNAIAPETVQRLAQIDNIVGVKDSSGNFDNILQYIELTDPKEFAVLSGNDSLILWTLQAGGAGGITAVANLLPEIMVSIYSKFLEGDFQGAKAFQDSIRPIRNCFKYGNPNTIIKNATNMIGMPVGNNRAPFNYISSEAKDAIQATLEQYYSEYFVK from the coding sequence GTGGTAGATATTAAAGGAATCATTTCCGCAAACGTAACACCGATGGATGCAAACGAGGATATCAACGAAAAAGAACTCCGCAACCACGTGAACCGTTCACTGGCTGCCGGTGTGGATGGCGTGTTTTGCCTAGGGACAAACGGTGAGGCATACGCACTCAATAAAGAAGAAAAGAAATTCGTCATCGAAGCTTTTGTCGATGAAGTGAAAGGAAGGGTTCCTGTCTATGCAGGGACCGGAGCTGCTACGACAAGAGAAACGATCGAATTGTCGAAAATCGCTGAATCCGCAGGTGCGGATGTGTTATCGGTTGTTGCGCCATTTTTCGCTGCTGCTTCACAACAGGAAATCTACAACCACTATGAAGCGGTCGCCAAGAGCGTGAACTTGCCGATTGTGATGTACAACATCCCTGCCCGTGCCGGGAATGCCATCGCTCCGGAAACCGTTCAGAGACTGGCGCAGATCGACAACATCGTCGGGGTGAAGGATTCGAGCGGAAACTTTGACAATATCCTGCAGTACATCGAGTTGACCGATCCAAAAGAATTCGCTGTCCTTTCGGGGAATGATTCGTTGATCCTGTGGACACTTCAAGCTGGAGGAGCTGGCGGAATCACTGCAGTTGCCAACCTTCTGCCGGAAATCATGGTTTCCATCTATTCAAAATTCTTGGAAGGTGACTTCCAAGGAGCCAAAGCGTTCCAGGATTCCATCCGTCCGATCAGAAACTGCTTTAAATACGGCAATCCGAACACCATCATCAAAAATGCAACAAATATGATCGGCATGCCGGTCGGAAATAACCGTGCGCCATTCAATTACATTTCATCGGAAGCAAAAGATGCGATCCAAGCGACATTGGAGCAATATTACTCTGAGTATTTCGTAAAATAA
- a CDS encoding metallophosphoesterase family protein, translated as MFNKKYGMRILFATLFLMAFTTACADGQNADSAVVESASTAYDPNKLDAFYVAFSPGSDETERTFSWHTPKTKKEGLVELSLLDEEGNVVSTKTFDATVTDTQSGYSTHEATVTGLEEYQMYAYRFGDGYRAWSAPYTFQTQAAWDGSFNFLFFGDPQIGAGDGTQIDADGWDWTVTAATERFPETDFFVSAGDQVNIANNLSQYDGYFFPEELATYPIMTIVGNHDYTPFADYFNPPNETGLGEDGAGSDFYFTYGNTLFIALNTQRSDTEEHREAMELAIAANPDATHRIVLLHKSIYSSADHALDEDVLALRAGLVPAFDELDIDVALMGHDHVYVRTYQMKGDAAVGEVAYNEEGAAVNPDGTLYLTGNSASDSKYYEMQDPSVYERYSAVALQLEEPTYMNVEVTDDSLTFTTYKVSDQSVVDAYSIVKTVGEE; from the coding sequence ATGTTTAACAAAAAATACGGGATGAGAATCCTTTTTGCAACTTTATTTTTGATGGCGTTTACAACTGCTTGTGCGGACGGACAGAATGCAGATTCTGCTGTCGTGGAGTCGGCTTCAACTGCCTATGATCCAAATAAATTGGATGCATTCTATGTTGCTTTTTCCCCGGGTTCGGATGAAACAGAACGGACTTTCAGCTGGCACACGCCGAAAACGAAAAAAGAAGGGTTGGTCGAACTGAGCCTGTTGGATGAAGAAGGAAATGTCGTGTCGACCAAAACCTTCGATGCGACCGTCACCGACACGCAGAGCGGCTATTCGACGCACGAAGCTACTGTTACAGGACTGGAAGAATATCAAATGTATGCCTATCGATTCGGCGATGGCTACCGGGCTTGGTCTGCGCCGTACACGTTCCAAACGCAAGCGGCTTGGGACGGTTCCTTCAACTTTCTCTTCTTCGGTGATCCGCAGATCGGTGCGGGCGACGGCACACAGATCGATGCAGATGGTTGGGACTGGACCGTGACAGCCGCCACCGAGAGATTTCCGGAAACGGACTTTTTTGTTTCTGCGGGCGACCAGGTAAACATCGCCAACAATCTGAGTCAGTATGATGGCTATTTTTTCCCGGAAGAACTGGCCACCTATCCGATCATGACCATTGTTGGTAACCACGATTATACCCCGTTTGCGGACTATTTCAATCCACCTAACGAGACCGGCCTTGGGGAGGACGGTGCCGGCAGTGATTTCTATTTCACATATGGAAACACGCTCTTCATCGCTTTGAACACCCAAAGGAGCGATACTGAAGAGCACCGGGAAGCGATGGAACTTGCAATTGCGGCAAATCCGGATGCGACCCATCGGATTGTACTCTTGCACAAGTCAATCTACAGCAGTGCGGATCATGCGCTGGATGAGGATGTCCTTGCCTTGCGTGCGGGTTTGGTGCCGGCATTTGATGAATTGGATATTGATGTCGCTTTGATGGGGCACGATCATGTCTATGTGCGGACCTATCAGATGAAAGGCGACGCGGCCGTAGGGGAAGTTGCCTACAATGAGGAGGGAGCGGCAGTCAATCCCGACGGCACGCTCTACTTGACCGGTAACTCGGCCTCCGACTCCAAATATTACGAAATGCAGGACCCTTCCGTTTATGAGCGCTACTCCGCAGTTGCCCTGCAGTTGGAGGAACCCACCTATATGAATGTCGAGGTGACGGACGACTCCCTTACCTTCACCACCTACAAAGTGTCCGACCAGTCGGTTGTGGATGCGTACAGCATTGTGAAGACGGTTGGGGAAGAATAA